In the genome of Gloeotrichia echinulata CP02, one region contains:
- a CDS encoding amino acid ABC transporter permease — protein sequence MTNFLWLRKNLFSTWYNSLLTVICLILLAWLVWGVITWATFTAQWAVIQVNLRLFLVGRFPQDQYWRVWIVLAIATILGGVTGGVFSRKQQLTRRNVLVSAVIFGVLLVVVPLDFISRLWLLLIAIFGFAGFGIGGRFTKLISPWLSPLWLLSFPAIWWLIGGGFGLQSVSTNLWNGLLLTLLMAAISIVLSFPIGVLLALGRTSNLPVVRWFSILYIEIIRGLPLIGILFLAQVMLPLFLPVELRLDRVLRAIAGLVLFSAAYMAENVRGGLQSIPRGQIEAAKALGLNTPLVVILIILPQALRAVIPAIVGQFIGLFKDTSLLSLVGLVELTGIARSILAQPEFIGRYAEVYLFIGFIYWLFCYSMSLASRRLERLLSN from the coding sequence ATGACAAATTTTTTGTGGCTACGTAAAAACCTCTTCAGTACTTGGTACAACAGCTTATTAACTGTTATCTGCTTGATATTACTTGCCTGGTTAGTTTGGGGAGTAATAACTTGGGCTACATTCACGGCACAATGGGCAGTAATTCAGGTTAATTTACGTTTATTTTTAGTAGGTAGGTTTCCCCAAGACCAATACTGGCGCGTTTGGATTGTTTTGGCGATCGCTACAATTTTAGGCGGTGTCACTGGGGGTGTATTCTCTAGAAAACAACAGTTAACCAGGCGTAATGTTCTTGTTTCTGCTGTGATTTTTGGCGTTTTGTTGGTTGTGGTACCTTTGGATTTTATCTCCCGTCTTTGGTTACTGTTAATTGCTATTTTTGGATTTGCTGGTTTTGGGATTGGGGGAAGATTTACTAAATTAATATCTCCCTGGCTTTCACCATTATGGTTGTTATCTTTCCCGGCTATTTGGTGGTTAATTGGCGGTGGATTTGGCTTACAATCTGTATCTACAAATTTGTGGAACGGTTTACTACTAACCCTGCTCATGGCAGCAATTAGTATTGTGCTTTCCTTTCCCATTGGAGTTTTACTAGCTTTAGGACGCACTAGCAATCTGCCTGTAGTTAGATGGTTTTCGATTCTGTATATTGAAATTATCAGGGGATTGCCGTTAATTGGAATTTTATTCCTCGCACAGGTAATGCTACCATTATTTTTGCCAGTGGAATTGCGTTTAGATCGGGTATTGCGAGCAATTGCCGGACTAGTGCTATTTAGTGCAGCTTACATGGCAGAAAACGTACGCGGCGGACTTCAATCAATTCCCAGGGGACAAATTGAAGCCGCCAAAGCATTAGGACTAAATACTCCTTTAGTCGTTATTTTAATTATTTTACCTCAAGCCTTGCGTGCCGTTATTCCAGCAATTGTCGGTCAATTTATCGGCTTATTTAAAGATACTTCACTATTATCTTTGGTCGGATTAGTAGAACTCACAGGCATTGCTCGTTCTATTTTGGCACAACCAGAGTTTATCGGACGCTATGCAGAAGTTTATCTATTTATTGGATTCATTTACTGGCTATTTTGCTACTCGATGTCTCTGGCTTCTCGGCGGTTAGAAAGGCTTTTGAGTAATTAG
- a CDS encoding ABC transporter permease subunit (The N-terminal region of this protein, as described by TIGR01726, is a three transmembrane segment that identifies a subfamily of ABC transporter permease subunits, which specificities that include histidine, arginine, glutamine, glutamate, L-cystine (sic), the opines (in Agrobacterium) octopine and nopaline, etc.): MTNRFWKIAGQLIAIFVTVVIVTILWGNLNRNLQQLGIQFGFDFLQQQASFDIGETPLAYKPTDTYTRALWVGLINSLRVAIVGIFFATIIGIIAGIARLSDNWLVRNITQIYVEVFRNTPLLLQLLFWYFAVFLSFPKAENKISLWGLVYLSQNGLELPWLTFSPEFSALLLGLTFYTGAFIAEIVRGGIQSVAKGQWEAARSLGLKPGLVMRLVILPQALRVIIPPLTSQYLNLTKNSSLAIAIGYPDIYFVASTTFNQTGRAVEVMLLIMLTYLTLSLTISLIMNLFNRRVQIQER, encoded by the coding sequence ATGACAAATCGCTTTTGGAAGATTGCTGGACAATTAATTGCCATATTTGTAACAGTAGTTATAGTAACAATACTGTGGGGGAACCTCAACCGCAATTTGCAGCAATTGGGTATTCAGTTTGGGTTTGATTTTCTCCAGCAGCAAGCGTCTTTTGACATTGGCGAAACCCCCCTTGCTTACAAACCTACTGATACCTACACTCGCGCTTTGTGGGTGGGACTAATTAACTCTTTGCGGGTGGCGATTGTGGGAATTTTTTTCGCCACAATTATCGGGATAATTGCTGGAATTGCCCGGCTTTCTGATAATTGGCTAGTGCGGAATATTACCCAAATTTATGTAGAAGTTTTCCGCAATACACCCTTATTGCTGCAATTGCTGTTTTGGTACTTTGCTGTTTTCCTCAGTTTTCCCAAAGCAGAAAATAAAATTTCCCTTTGGGGGTTGGTTTACCTCAGTCAAAATGGCTTAGAACTTCCTTGGTTGACCTTCTCACCAGAGTTTTCAGCCTTACTGCTGGGGTTGACATTTTACACAGGTGCATTTATAGCGGAAATTGTCCGAGGCGGAATTCAATCAGTAGCGAAAGGACAATGGGAAGCAGCGCGATCGCTTGGGTTAAAACCAGGCTTGGTGATGCGACTAGTCATATTACCCCAAGCTTTGCGCGTCATCATACCACCCTTGACCAGCCAATATTTAAATTTGACCAAAAATTCCAGTTTAGCGATCGCCATCGGCTACCCCGATATTTATTTTGTCGCCTCTACCACCTTTAACCAAACCGGGAGAGCCGTAGAAGTCATGTTACTAATTATGCTCACCTATCTCACCCTCAGTTTAACTATCTCCCTCATCATGAATTTATTCAATCGCAGGGTACAAATACAAGAACGGTAG